The DNA window tttataatttacAACAGAATTTTTTCTGTTTTCCATATCTAGTATTCTATAAATTATACAAATCTCATTGCTTGCATTTGTTGCCACAACGGATGATAATTGTTGATAGAAGTGAACCTTAAAAACACTCATCCAATTGTATGAAAGATGAAACTAAAAGGAAAACTTGATTCAATATGTTTCTACcatttcattcattcattgaAAAAAAACATATCATCAAGACTTTCTTATATTGAAAAAAGCACAAGGGGTCCATATCCCATTTACATGTCCTGTTTAGTATCTTCGATTATTGGAAATCTATTCCTCCTCCTATCTCTAGTTGCCATCTTCTGTCCATATCTCTCCAATATGTCTGCCAAATCAACTAACCCTACTTCCCTCAACTTTTTCGCTACATCCTCAAACATTACCGCACCTTCCTCATTTGAAAAGTAATGCAAAAACTTGTTATAATCAAATCTCGGCACCTCCATCCCTCTATCCATCACCCTCTCCACATACTTCATAGCTTCCTTCGAATGTCCAACTTTCACCAAACCACCAACAAAAATAGTATCAAAATTCACAAGAGGATCACTCCCTTTCCTCCCTCTCCTCCCCAAATGACCCTGCAGCAACATTATATAAGTATGCATATTCGGTTCGCACCCTCTCTTTATCATCTCCCTAAACACTTGAGTCGCTTCACTTGCTCTTCTCAACTTCAAAAGCCCTTTTATTAATCCATGATAAACACTTATATCCACAACATCAATCTTCTCCACAACTTGATAAGCCTCTCTAACTCTATGTTTTGCTAGAAGCCCATAAACAACATATCCCAACGTCAAACTATCAACCCGAATACCTCTCTCGcacatttcatcaaacacttCATGAGCACGATTCATCATCCCTTTTTTACACAACCACTTAATCACAAGCCTATAAGTCGAAACACCAAGTTCATCCATTCTCTTCAACCTCATCGTTTCAAACAGCTTCAAAGCCTCGCCGAATTGATTAACCTTAAAAAACGTCTCCATAAATTTCTCAACCGCGTCAACATCAGGAACAAAACCTTCATCCACCATCAAATTCCAAATCTTAGAAGCTTCAATCAAATCACCCTTTTCACAAAACCCACTAATCAAATGCTTATAACTAACCCCATCAGGTTTAATCCAATCCTTCATCTTGAAAACAACAAACTTTGCTTCCTCAACAAGCTTAACCCTACACATTTCATCAACAACTTTATTCAATCTCTCAACACTATAACCACACCCATTACAATTCATCAAGTGGAAAAACTCCACACACTTTTTCAACTCTCTAGCACCACCAAGGGTCTTCAAAGCAATCACAAAGGTCTTATCATTAGCCAAACGACGAATCGCCGCTTCGTTAAGAAGGTTCCAGAAGAGATCAATGTTGCGAGACTTGGAAACAACATCGAGCATTTTGTTGAAGGAAACAGAGGAGTGAGTGAAAGTTGGGTTTTTTTGTAGTTGCGTGAAAAGGAAGAAACGGTAAACGGGTCGCCATGAGTAAGGGAAATTGTTGCAGACTTGGAGGAAGAATTCGTGGGTGAGTTGGAAGTTGGAAGAGGCGAGTTTTGAGTGGAGACGTGACTCGGGCGAGTTTTGCTGTTGGTAGAGAATGGTGCAGACTCGGAGGAGATCTTGTTGGTTTACCGGTGAAATGGGGTTTGAGAAGTGGCGGCGGAGGGGTTGTACGGTGAGGTTGTTTGTCAATAAAAGTGCGGTGGCTCGTCGGAGAAACATCATAAAAACTTATTTGAAACTTCGTAAAATAAACCTctaaacaaaaaatattacaatTAGATTCttcacttattttatttttttcagttaaTTTGTTGTATAAGGATTTGAAAATTAAAAGTGGCAACCAAACCAAATATAACTTTGAGCAAGCCATATGAGttaaatttatattatcattGTCAATTCTTTTATGTAAATTatagaaaattgaaaaataacattaactaaaaaaattatgtttaaacataatttattaaaTGAGAATAATGCTTTAAAAAATACATCAAATACATTTTCtagaaatattatataaaaacaattttatagtaTAGAGACAGATTTagatttagatttatttttatttttatttttatttttatgatatgttTTAGTCTTTGTAAATGTCTATtggtaaaacttttttttaatattgaattaacttttatgaaaagtgtcattttggaaaataacaaaaatacaaGTATTAGTTTGTAAATAGAGAAGAACTACTATATAAGAAACAACAAAGTGTATAAAATAAGAAATAGTAATGACAGATTTGACAATAAAAATCACGGGCATAGAACTTCACATCTAATAAACATAAACcgtcaattcaaaaataaaaataaagtagaTTGTTAAGTTCTATAAATTGTTAAGTTTTATActatttctaatttattttataaaataaaatttgtttttatatggAGTACCTTCCCCGTTGCTTGGGGAAACTTAAAGATAAGTCTAACTTTAATTTCCACCCGTGGTGTGAGAAAATGCGGATTACAAGCATAAGTTTTGCGGATAATCTCATTGTGATCTCCTGAGGTGATGAGATATCTATTAGTATGTTGATGGAGGAATTCACAACTTTCTCTGTAACCACTGGACTTGTGGCTCACTCTGCCAAATGTACCCTTTATTTTGGAGGGGTGAAGGAGATGGAGCAAGTTGCCATAGCAAACAGAACTGGATTCAGAGTCCGTAAACTCCCGTTTAAGTATTTGGGTGTGTCGTTGTCTTGTAGAAAATTAACTATCCACCAATGTAAACCTCTAATTGAGAGAATTACTACAAGAGTAACACACTGGACAGCTAGTCTTCTTAGTTACGCAGGAAGATACCAACTGAGAGTGATCTGTTCGCAATAACAGCGTATTGGATGCAAATATTCCCCATGCCTCAGAAAGTTATCAACCATATTGAATCGATTTGCAGGAGTTATCTTTGGAGTGGAACAGATGCGATCACAACAAAGGCATTGATAGCATGGGATAAGATCTGCAGCCCGAAAGGTGCGGGTGGCTTAAACATCACATCTCTAAAAGAATGGAATCAAGTCGCGATTGGGAAATTGCTTTGGAATTTGCAAGCGAAAGCATATAAACTTTGGGTGTGATGGGTGAATACATATTACCTCAAGAATCAAGACGTTATGCGCTGGAGTACGAGCCTTAGATGCTCTCGGATAGTGAAGAAAATCATGAAAATTAGGGAGATTGTAAACCAAGCACAATACTGGAAGGATTTGGAAAATGGCAAAAGTTACCACACAGGGGAAATGTACAAGGCTCTTAGAGGAGAGAAGGAACATGTGAGTTGGAAAAAAGTGTTGCTGCATAACTTGACGCGGCCTCGGGAAATATTCACTTTGTGGATGACACTCAATGGTAAACTCCCTACAAAAGATAGGCTCATAAAATTTGTAATACATATGGACCCCATGTGCAGTTTTTGCGACCGAGTAGAAACTTTGAACCATATTTTCTTTGAATGtcaagtattcaataaaatatggaGAGAAGTTTTGTAGTGGATGGGTATTGCTAGAAGGCCTATGGAATGGGAAGAGGAAAAGAAGTGGTTGATCCAAGAAACAAAGATGAAAGGATggagaagacaaatattgaagattGCTTGTGCTGAAACCATTTATGAGCTATGGTGAGGTAGGAATGGAAAGATCTTTTCTCAACAACAAATTGATGGTAccttgaaagaaaaaaattatagataGCATAATTTGGAGATGTATGAATGATAGGATGCTGAGTACACATATAAATGTGACTACTCGTAGTATTGGTTAGTTGATTGTATTAACTATGCCTCGACCCTTAGGGGATCGATTTCTACTTACTGATTTTTGGTAATATAAGATATgctttatttccaaaaaaaaaaaattgttttttgatTCATAgaataatcaatgtatttggCCTATATATTATCTACATATATTAATTATTCGATATATTTAAAAAGAATTTCCCCCTATAAGTAAGACTAGAAGGAGTCTAAATTTGCTACATCTTTTGTTGTATAACCAATTCGACATTTGTTCATATATATGGTACATTCTTACTATTCAATTTAATTATAGTATaagttatatttaaataattaaatttaacaaTGCGGACGCACGAAGATCATACtagttaattaaaaaaagaacttatttttttgaaaaaatgcaaGCCCGAAAATGTGGTTATAAATGACGGGATTTTTAGTACACCTCATGCTTTAATCacaaatttttcaaaatattcttaaaaTCCGGAAATTAGGATTTAGACACACCCCGACCACGCCAAATACAAACAACAGATATGTCTGAATATTGAAATATAGATTCATCCTTAGCTACCAAGTAGACAGTGCACATAACAGACAAGGAATTTGGTCCAAGGGTATTGTCGGAATATCGAAATTCAGATTCACTTATGTTATTACAAACATgtcacaaacaacaattttttatatatagaGATTTGTCCAAATATTGAAATCTGGATTCACCCTTGTTATCATAAACATATAAACACATAATTCAACAACAATGACTAATAAAGAATATAAATAACATAACTTAACATAGATCTTTGTTAACATATATTTGTTAGCCTAAATTTAACATGACATTTCATCATCAATAGATGGTTTTGGATGTTTCATCATACTTAGAATATCTGCAATTATTCTTGTAAGTTTCACATTTACCTCAATTGGACTCTTAGCTGTGTAACAATGAAATGTACTTCACATAACACTTATATTTATATacattttcttcacaaacttaCTAAACTTAATCTTCCATCCATTATCAATCGTCTGTGAACGATATTTGATCTTAACCATTCTTCGATTGTCACGTAGTGTAAGAGATTATCAAGTTTGGATTTCATATCTATAAGAGAGGTGTCCTCTATGACCCTAAACTCAAAAAGAGGCCTCATGATGTTGAAGTAAACAAATGCAATATATCAATATTCATTCATTTTGGAGTGTTTGTGTTAAttatggatctatgtgcttgcaagtGTAGTTAAGAAGTGATCCAAGATGGTGAAACTTGGGGATAGGAAAGAAAGTCAATTAGTAGcggtttagttttgatgatggcaacatttgaaatcaagcaattgttgAAGATAACTCAAGCGATCAAAGATGCATCAAATGGTTGATCATTATATCCTCACAAATCAAGCAAAACATCTGGTTAAAGTCAACATTATAGTCTAACGACTATCAAAGTGAAGACTTCGGTTTCAGAATCATTGGTGGTTTGAATTCTCAACTCTCAGATGATGGTATTCGACATGAATACATCTCAAGCCTTGTTAATAGGAATCAAGGCTCTTGTATGATGCTAAAATCAAAAATAATGGTGCAAGAACTTGAAGCTTCAAACTAGTGAAAAAGATAAAATGTGAAAGCTCAACTGGTCATATTCGTCTGATTGACCAATGTCTTGTAAATAAAcaaggaaattttttaaaacattatgattaaaaaatattgaGAGGTCtctcattattttatttaaaccacCCAAAAATGTTATTGAGACATAGTCAGTTAATTTGGGGAATTGTCTTAGGAAGTCTTTGTTTGGTCTGTGAGCTTAACCTTGGAGAAAAAACTCTATTTTGGTTTGTGAAGATCAACTAATGAAAATCTCCACGGTAGATCTTGAGCTCAGCCCGATTAAAAGCTATATAAGTTGGATATCATCCCAACTAAAATCTCTTTTGGTTTCTGAGTCCAGCCTGGATTAAAACTCAGTAGGTTCAAGAGCAGCCCGGTAAAAACATCAATTTTGTTCATGGTCACCATGTgtaaaaccctagtttagtttggaGGATAGCCAACTCAAAAATTTATCTTAGTTTGAGACAAGCTTGTGAAAAATCTATGTTTGGCTTAGAGActatgttgcaccccaaaatttgccctcttctccgtgctataagttatcaacgacgtttatttcgtcgttcaaaaattgagaaaaattaaagagtttttgttgttttaaagACAATTTTGGTGCAAAGATTTCCTCTAATTGCTTGTTGTGTAAGTCAAGATGTTAGCCATGGTTCAAGATATGGTTCGCAGGTTCATTGTGATTAAGGTGTTGTTATGAGTTCAAATATTTGTTGCTCGTAATGCAAGTTGCTTGTGATTTGAGAATTTAAGTTGGGATTTCTGTTAAGAATGTGAATTGGATTTCATTGAGAATTGAAGATTGATTCAGAAGAATTCTTTTAACTGTTTACTTAATCTCATGAATTCAAATGTGTGTTCAAAATAGTTGATTGGATCGGAATTTAAGTGTGTAT is part of the Vicia villosa cultivar HV-30 ecotype Madison, WI linkage group LG2, Vvil1.0, whole genome shotgun sequence genome and encodes:
- the LOC131651721 gene encoding putative pentatricopeptide repeat-containing protein At1g26500, producing the protein MMFLRRATALLLTNNLTVQPLRRHFSNPISPVNQQDLLRVCTILYQQQNSPESRLHSKLASSNFQLTHEFFLQVCNNFPYSWRPVYRFFLFTQLQKNPTFTHSSVSFNKMLDVVSKSRNIDLFWNLLNEAAIRRLANDKTFVIALKTLGGARELKKCVEFFHLMNCNGCGYSVERLNKVVDEMCRVKLVEEAKFVVFKMKDWIKPDGVSYKHLISGFCEKGDLIEASKIWNLMVDEGFVPDVDAVEKFMETFFKVNQFGEALKLFETMRLKRMDELGVSTYRLVIKWLCKKGMMNRAHEVFDEMCERGIRVDSLTLGYVVYGLLAKHRVREAYQVVEKIDVVDISVYHGLIKGLLKLRRASEATQVFREMIKRGCEPNMHTYIMLLQGHLGRRGRKGSDPLVNFDTIFVGGLVKVGHSKEAMKYVERVMDRGMEVPRFDYNKFLHYFSNEEGAVMFEDVAKKLREVGLVDLADILERYGQKMATRDRRRNRFPIIEDTKQDM